The Streptomyces sp. HUAS MG91 sequence GCACCCACGCGGTCGTCGACCCGGCCACCGGCGCGGAGGTCTACACGTACGAGCTGGCGGGCACGGACGACGTGGACGCCGCCGTCGCCGCCGCCCGCGCGGCCTTCCCCGGCTGGTCGGGCCTGACCCCGGGCGAGCGCTCCGACGCGATGCACAGGTTCGCCGCCGTGCTCGACGAGTGGGCCGAGGAGTTCGCCCGGTTCGAGTCGCTGCAGTGCGGCAAGCCGATCAAGCTGAGCCGCGAGTTCGACGTGCCGGGCACCGTCGACAACACCGCGTTCTTCGCGGGCGCCGCCCGTCACCTGCAAGGGCAGTCCGCCGGGGAGTACAGCGGCGACCACACCTCGTACGTACGGCGTGAGCCGATCGGTGTCGTCGGTTCCATCGCGCCCTGGAACTACCCGCTCCAGATGGCCGCGTGGAAGGTCCTGCCGGCCATCGCCGCGGGCAACACCATCGTGCTCAAGCCCGCCGAGCTGACCCCCTTCACCTCGCTGCTGTTCGCCGAGGCAGCCGTCGCCGCCGGGCTGCCCGAGGGCGTCGTCAACGTGGTCACCGGCGCGGGCCGCGACGCGGGCGAGCACCTCGTCGGCCACCCCGACGTCGCCATGACCTCCTTCACCGGCTCGACCGGCGTCGGCAAGCGCGTCGCCGAGATCGCCACCGCGACCGTCAAGCGGCTCCACCTGGAGCTGGGCGGCAAGGCCCCGTTCCTCGTCTTCGACGACGCCGACCTCGACGCGGCCGTGCACGGCGCCGTCGCCGGCGCGCTCATCAACACCGGGCAGGACTGCACCGCCGCCACGCGCGCGTACGTGCAGCGTCCGCTCTACGACGCGTTCGTCGAGAAGACCGCCGCCCTGATGGAGACCGTCCGGCTCGGCGACCCCTTCGCCGAGGACACCGACCTCGGCCCGCTCATCTCGCACGTCCACCGCGACCGCGTCGCCGGATTCGTCGACCGGGCACGCGCCTACGCGCGCGTGGTGACCGGCGGCGAGGCCCCCGACCACCCCGGCGCCTACTACAAGCCCACCCTCATCGCCGACGCCCCGCAGGACAGCGAGATCGTCCAGTCGGAGATCTTCGGCCCGGTCCTGGTCGTGCTGCCCTTCGACAGCGACGACGAGGGCATCGCGCTGGCCAACGACACCCCGTACGGGCTCGCCGCCTCCGCCTGGTCGACCAACGTCTTCCGCGCCAACCGCGCCACCCGCGAGATCAAGGCCGGCTGCGTCTGGGTCAACGACCACATCCCGATCCTCAGCGAGATGCCCCACGGCGGCTACAAGGCATCCGGCTTCGGCAAGGACATGTCCGCCTACTCCTTCGAGGAGTACACGCAGGTCAAGCACGTCATGTTCGACAACACCGCGGTCGTCCGCAAGGACTGGCACCGCACCGTCTTCGGGGACCGATAGCCACCTGGCCGCCTGACTCCCGGCCGACTCCACCTTCCCGTAAGGGACTCCCGAAAGGGCAACCACGCGCATGGAGCAGTACGAGCCCGACCGCCCGTCCCCGGCCCTGCTGGCCGCGATGAGGCGCAGTTTCCACAACGGCAGGGCCTCGGCGACACTGTCGCGCCGCTCCCTGCTGCGTGCCTCGGCGGGCGGCGCGTTCGCCGTCGGCGGGCTCGGCGCGCTCAGTGCCTGCGGCATCCCCGCGGCGAGCAAGTCCTCGGGCGGTGTCTCGTCCGAGGACCACTCGGCCAAGGAGAAGACGGTCAACTTCTCCAACTGGACCGAGTACATCGACCTCAGCAAGGACAAGAAGCACCACCCGAGCCTGGACGCGTTCGCCCGGCGCACCGGCATCAAGGTCAAGTACACCGAGGACATCAACGACAACGTCGAGTTCTTCGGCAAGATCAAGCCGCAGCTCGCGGCGGGCCAGGACACCGGACGCGACATCATCGTCCTCACCGACTGGCTCGCCGCCCGCCTCATCCGCTACGGCTGGGTGCAGAAGCTCGACGCGGCGAACCTGCCGCACGCGTTCACCAACCTGGCCGGCCAGTTCCGCGACCCCGACTGGGACCCCGGGCGCGCCTACTCCTACCCCTGGCAGGGCATCGCCACGGTCATCGCGTACAACGTGAAGGCCACCGGCGGCAAGGAGATCACCTCCGTCTCGCAGCTCCTCGACGACCCCAAGCTCAAGGGCAAGGTCGGCCTGCTCTCCGAGATGCGCGACACCCTCGGCATGACGCTCCTGGACATGGGCAAGGACCCGCGCGACTTTAGGACCGACGACTTCGACGCGGCGATCGCCCGCGTCCAGAAGGCCGTCGACAACAAGCAGGTCCGCCGCTTCACCGGCAACGACTACATCGCCGACCTCAACCAGGGCGACCTCGCCGCGTGCCTGGCCTGGGCCGGTGACGTCGTCCAGCTCCAGGCCGACAACCCCGACGTGCGGTTCGCGATACCGGACGCCGGCTACATCACGTCGACCGACAACATGCTGATCCCCAACAAGGCGCGTCACAAGACGAACGCCGAGAAGCTCATGGACTACTTCTACGAGCCGGCCGTCGGCGCCGAACTCGCCAACGCGATCAACTACGTCACCCCGCTGGAGAGCACTGTCGTCAAGGCGGAGCTGGCCAAGCTGGACAAGGACGCGGCCAGCGACCCGCTGATCGTCCCCGACAAGGCCATGTCGGCCAAGGCGCACGGCTTCCGGTCGCTCAGCGCCAAGGAAGAGACGTCGTACGAGCAGAAGTTCGCCCAGCTCACCGGCGGCTGACCCGGTGCCCGCTGCCCACCCCCTTCCCCCGGACTCCTTGGACTCACCATGACGACGCATCCTCAGAGCGACCACGGCGGCGACGTACGTCTCACCGGCATCAGCAAGACGTACGACAACGGCTTCACGGCCGTCCGGCCGCTCGACCTCACCGTCCCGCAGGGCTCCTTCTTCGCGCTCCTCGGCGCCTCCGGCTGCGGCAAGACCACCACGCTGCGCATGATCGCGGGCCTGGAGGAGCCGACCACCGGCACCGTGATGCTCGGCGACCAGGACGTCACCGGCCTGCCGCCCTACAAGCGGCCCGTGAACACCGTCTTCCAGTCGTACGCGCTCTTCCCGCACCTCGACATCTACGAGAACGTCGCCTTCGGCCTGCGCCGCCGCGGCATCAAGTCGGTGCAGAAGCAGGTCGACGACATGCTCGACCTGGTGCAGCTCGGCGAGCACAAGCGCAAGAAGCCGCACCAGCTCTCCGGCGGCCAGCAGCAGCGCGTCGCGGTCGCCCGCGCCCTCATCAACCACCCCAAGGTGCTGCTGCTCGACGAGCCGCTCGGCGCCCTCGACCTCAAGCTGCGCCGCCAGATGCAGCTGGAGCTCAAGCGCATCCAGACCGAGGTCGGCATCACCTTCATCCACGTCACGCACGACCAGGAGGAGGCCATGACCATGGCCGACACCGTCGCCGTGATGAACCAGGGCCGCGTCGAACAGCTCGGCGCCCCCACCGACCTCTACGAGAACCCGGGCTCCACCTTCGTCGCGAACTTCCTCGGCACCTCGAACTTCATCGAGGCCGAGATCGCGGGCCGGGCCGGCGACGACCTCACCCTGCGGGCCGGCGACGGCAAGCTGGTGCTGCCCGGCGCCCGATGTTCCACCGCCTCCACCGCCACCGGCGACAAGGTCCTGCTCGGCGTGCGCCCCGAGAAGATCTCCCTCACCCACGCCGACGACGCCTCTCAGATCCCCGACGGCCGCAACCGCATCACCGGCCGGATCGCCGACTCGTCGTTCATCGGCGTCTCCACGCAGTACGTCGTCGACAGCCCGCTCTGCGACGCCTTCGAGGTCTACGCCCAGAACATCGAACGGGACGCCCGGCTCGTGCCCGGCGCCGAGGTCGTCCTGCACTGGAACCCCGCGCACACGTTCGGTCTGGACGCGGCCCAGGACGCCGAGGCGGGCGTGGAGAAGGTCTCGGAGGACGCGGCGGCATGAGCACCACTCTCACCGAGGCGCCCGGGACGCCGTCCGAGGCACCGGCCCCGCGCAAGCCGAAGCGGCGCGGCCGTCTCGTCCCGTACTGGCTGCTGCTGCCCGGCATGCTCTGGCTGATCGTCTTCTTCGCGCTGCCGATGATCTACCAGGCCTCCACCTCCGTACAGCAGGGGTCCCTCGAGGACGGGTACACCGTCACCTGGCACTTCGCCACGTACTGGGACGCGCTGTCCGAGTACTGGCCGCAGTTCCTGCGGTCCGTGCTGTACGCGGGCCTCGCCACGATCCTGTGCCTGCTGCTCGGCTATCCGCTGGCCTACCTGATCGCGTTCCGCGCGGGCCGTTGGCGCAACGTCATCATGGTGCTGGTCATCGCGCCGTTCTTCACCAGCTTCCTGATCCGCACGCTGGCCTGGAAGACGATCCTCGCGGACAACGGCGTCGTCGTCAGCACGCTCAACTCGCTGCATCTGCTCGACGTCACCACCTGGCTCGGCATGACCGACGGCGACCGGGTCCTCGCCACCCCGCTCGCGGTGGTCTGCGGACTCACCTACAACTTCCTGCCGTTCATGGTCCTGCCGCTCTACACCTCGCTGGAGCGGATCGACGGCCGGCTGCACGAGGCGGCGGGCGACCTGTACGCGTCGCCGATCACCACGTTCCGCAAGGTGACCTTCCCGCTGTCGATGCCGGGCGTCGTCTCCGGCACGCTGCTCACCTTCATCCCGGCGACCGGTGACTACGTCAACGCGGACCTGCTCGGCTCCACCGACACCCGCATGGTCGGCAACGTCATCCAGACGCAGTTCCTGCGCATCCTCGACTATCCGACGGCGGCGGCGCTCTCCTTCATCCTCATGGCGGCCATTCTCTTCATGGTCACCTTCTACATTCGCCGTTCCGGAACGGAGGACCTGGTCTGATGCCCTTCGTGCGCTGGATACGCCGCAATCTGGTGGTGCTCGCGGGCCTGCTCACGCTCGCCTATCTCCTCCTGCCGAACGTCGTCGTCACGGTCTTCTCCTTCAACAAGCCGAAGGGCCGCTTCAATTACGAGTGGCAGGAATTCTCGGTCGACGCCTGGAAGAATCCGTGCGGGGTCGCCGACATGTGCGGCTCGCTCTCGCTGAGCCTCCAGATCGCCTTCTGGGCCACGCTCGGCGCGACCGCGCTCGGCACGATGATCGCCTTCGCCCTGGTGCGCTACCGCTTCCGGGCGCGCGGCGCGGTGAACTCGCTGATCTTCCTGCCGATGGCGATGCCCGAGGTCGTGATGGCCGCCTCGCTGCTCACGCTCTTCCTCAACATGGGCGCTCAGCTGGGCTTCTGGACGATCCTGATCGCCCACATCATGTTCTGCCTCAGCTTCGTGGTGACGGCCGTGAAGGCCCGGGTCATGTCGATGGACCCCCGCCTCGAACAGGCCGCGCAGGACCTCTACGCCGGTCCCGTGCAGACGTTCCTCCGCGTGACGCTGCCCATCGCCGCTCCCGGGATCGCGGCGGGCGCCCTGCTCGCCTTCGCGCTCTCCTTCGACGACTTCATCATCACGAATTTCAACGCGGGCTCGACCGTGACCTTCCCCATGTTCGTATGGGGATCGGCGCAACGCGGTACGCCCGTTCAGATCAATGTCATCGGTACGGCCATGTTCCTGGTCGCCGTACTGTGTGTGCTTGCCGGAATGATGGTCGGCAGGCGAAAGAACAAGAGCTCCTGAACCACAGGGCCTCAAGAAATTTCTGAGGGAGTTGGAATCATGGCCGCTGGTGCCATGAATCGCTGGACCCAATCACTGGCCGACGCCAAGCCGGTCGCCTATTGGCTCGACGACCCGGGCCGCCCCGAGGCCCGCCCCGCCCTCACCGGCGACGAGCACTGCGACCTGCTGGTCGTGGGCGGCGGCTACAGCGGCCTGTGGACGGCCCTGCTCGCCAAGGAGCGCGACCCGGGCCGGGACGTGGTCCTCGTCGAGGGCCGGGAGATCGGCTGGGCCGCCTCCGGGCGCAACGGCGGCTTCTGCGCCGCCTCCCTCACGCACGGCACGGCCAACGGGCTGACCCGCTGGCCCAAGGAGATCAAGAAGCTGGAGGAGCTGGGCGCCGCCAACCTCGACGCCATCGAGGCGGCGGTCGCCCGCTACTCCATCGACTGCGACTTCGAGCGCACCGGCGAACTCGACGTGGCCACCCAGCCGCACCAGGTCACCGAACTGCGCGAGTACTACGAGGAACTGGCCGAGGCCGGCCTCACCGACGGCCTGGAACTCCTCGACGCGGAGCAGACCCGCGAGCAGGTGAACTCGCCGACCTTCCAGGGCGCCCTCTTCGACCGCGCCGGCGTCGCCATGCTCCACCCGGCGAAGCTCGCCTGGGGCCTCAAGCAGGCCTGCCTCGACCTCGGCGTACGCGTCTACGAGAACACCCCGGCCACCCAGCTCGCCTCGAACGGCACGGGCGTCGCGGTCCGCACCCCCTACGGCCGGGTCTTCGCCCGCCGGGCCGCGCTCGGCACGAACGTCTTCCCTTCGCTGGTCAAGCGGGTGCGCTCGTACACCGTCCCGGTCTACGACTACGCGCTGATGACCGAGCCGCTGACGGAAACTCAGCTGGCGGAGATCGGCTGGAAGAACCGCCAGGGACTCGGCGACTCGGCCAACCAGTTCCACTACTTCCGGCTGTCCGCCGACAACCGGATCCTGTGGGGCGGCTACGACGCGATCTATCCGTACGGGGGCCGGGTCCGCGCCGAGTACGACCACCGCCCCGAGACGTACGCGAAGCTCGCCGGCCACTTCTTCACCTGCTTCCCGCAGCTGGAGGGCCTGCGCTTCACGCACGCGTGGGGCGGCGCGATCGACACCTGCTCGCGCTTCTCGGCGTTCTTCGGCACCGCGCACGCGGGCAAGGTGGCGTACGCGGCCGGGTACACCGGGCTCGGCGTCGGTGCGACGCGCTTCGGCGCGGACGTGATGCTCGACCTGCTGTCGGGGGAGCGCACCGAGCGCACGGAGCTGGAGATGGTCCGCTCCAAGCCGCTGCCGTTCCCGCCCGAGCCGTTCGCGTACACCGGCATCGCGCTCACCAAGTGGTCGCTGGCCCGCGCCGACGACAACGGCGGCCGCCGCAACCTGTGGCTCAAGACGATGGACGCCGTGGGGCTCGGCTTCGACAGCTGAGTCGCCGACCGGCAGGCGGCCGGTGAGGCTTCTCGCGCAGTTCACCGCGCCCCTGAGGCATGCGCTGCGCGCGACCTCAGCGGCCGCCCTGCACCGGGATGCCAGGCGATCACGCCGGTCCCGATCAACCGGCGTACGCCCAGGTCGCCGGTGTGATCCGGTTCACTACCAACAAGTAGCCCGAAGTCGCGTAATGCTCGGGCCCTCGCCTCCCTCTCGCTCGTGACCCATGAAGTCGAAGCGAGAGGGAGGTTCCGCCATGACGGGCTCAGGCGCGGCTAAGTCGGCGGTCGAGTGGCTGGTGTCGGTGGCGCCGGACCCGGAGGCGTGCCGCTGGGAGTGGGAGCGCAATCCGCTCGGGGTGGCCCTGCTGCCCGCGGGCAAGGAGTGGGACGTCCTGATCCTGCCGGGGGAGCTCGGCTACCCCACGCTCGATGTCCTCACCCGGGTCATCGACCGCCCCGGCCCGGTCCTCGCCGACTTCGGCGACGCCCGGATGGGGTTCTTCGTCCCGGCGGGCACGGTCGCGCGCTGGCTCGGCACGGGGGTGCGCGGCGCGGGCCACGGCACCTGGATCGTGGTCCCCTACCCGGGCCGCGCCACCGGCGGCGTGCGCTGGCTGGTGCCGCCGGACGGCCGGGGCACGCTCACCGATCCGGCGCTGCTCGAACTCGCGATGCACGAGGCGGCGGCCCAACTGGCGCGGGAATCGGGGGAGTAGTCCGGACCCAAGATGATCTCGGAGGCCCGCGAACTCTTGACAACTCAATTGGTCTGGACCAAGTTGGGCGCACTCCGCTCCACCGTGCCCCTTCCCCCGCCACGCCCGGAGGCAGTCATGGCCCGTACCGGACCACCCCGCAGATTCCTCACCGCCGTGACGGCGGCGGCGCTCGCCGCCGCCGGCCTCACCGCGCTGACCGCCCCCGCCCACGCCGCCGACACCGAGCTGGCCCGCAACGGCGGCTTCGAGTCCGGCCTGGACGGCTGGACGTGCTCGGCCGGCACCGGAAAGACCGTCAGCTCGCCTACGCACAGCGGCACTTCGGCCCTCCAGGGCACCCCGACCGCGGGCGACAACGCCCAGTGCACGCAGACCGTGACGGTGAAGCCGGGCTCCACGTACGCGCTCTCCGGTTACGTCCGCGGCAGTTACGTCTACCTCGGTGCCACCGGCACCGGCACCACGGACGTCTCGACGTGGACCCAGTCGGCCGCCGACTGGCAGAAGCTGACGACGACGTTCACGACCGGCCCGTCCACCACCAAGGTCACGCTCTTCACGCACGGCTGGTACGGCACCCCCGCCTACACCGCCGACGACATCAGCCTGATCGGCCCCGGCGGCGCGGCCCCCGTCGTCCCGGCCGCCCCGACGGGCGTCACGACAAGCTCCGTCACCGCCACGTCCCTCGCCCTGTCCTGGCCCGCCGTCTCCGGCGCGACGAGCTACGCGGTCTACGTCAACGGCACCAAGTCCCGTACCGTGAACGGCACTTCGACGACCCTGACCGGCCTCACGCCCGCCACCGCGTACAGCCTCCAGGTCTCCGCGCTCAACGACGCGGGCGAGTCCTCGAAGTCGACCGCCGTCACGGCCACCACGGCCCAGGGCTCGGGCAACCCGGGCGGCGGCTCCGGCAGCCTCCCCGCGCACGCCCTCGTCGGCTACCTCCACGCGAGCTTCGCCAACGGCTCCGGCTACACCCGCATGGCCGACGTCCCCGACAGCTGGGACGTCATCGACCTCGCCTTCGGTGAACCGACCTCGGTGACCTCGGGCGACATCCGCTTCAACCGCTGCCCGGTCACCGAGTGCCCGAACGTCGAGTCGGACGCCGACTTCAAGGCCGCGATCAAGGCCAAGCAGGCGGCCGGCAAGAAGGTGCTGATCTCGATCGGCGGCCAGAACGGCCAGGTCCAGCTCACCACCACGGCGGCCCGCGACACCTTCGTCTCGTCCGTCTCGAAGATCATCGACACCTACGGGCTCGACGGCCTCGACATCGACTTCGAGGGCCACTCCCTGTCCCTCAACACCGGCGACACGGACTTCAAGAACCCGACCACGCCCGTCATCGTCAACCTGATCTCGGCGCTGAAGACCCTCAAGGCCAAGTACGGCGACAAGTTCGTCCTGACGATGGCCCCGGAGACCTTCTTCGTCCAGAACGGCTACCAGTTCTACGGCTCCGGCAAGTGGGGCGGCCAGGACCCGCGCTGCGGCGCCTACCTCCCGGTCATCTACGCGATGCGCGACGACCTGACCCTGCTGCACGTCCAGGACTACAACTCGGGCCCGATCATGGGCCTCGACAACCAGTACCACTCCATGGGCGGCGCCGACTTCCACATCGCCATGACCGACATGCTCCTGACGGGCTTCCCGGTCGCGGGCGACGCCAACAACGTCTTCCCGCCGCTCCGCCCCGACCAGGTCGCCATCGGCATGCCCGCCTCGACCAACGCGGGCAACGGTTACGTGGCCCCGGCCGAGACGAACAAGGCCCTGGACTGCCTCACGAAGAAGACCAACTGCGGCTCGTACACCACCCACGGCACCTGGCCCGCGCTGCGCGGCCTGATGACGTGGTCGGTCAACTGGGACCGCTTCAACAACTGGGAGTTCCAGAAGAACTTCGACGCGTACTTCGGCGGCTAGCCGCGCCGGGTCACCTCGGCGAGCAGCTCCGACAGGAACTCCGCCCGCCGCGGTGACTCCAGTGCGCCCAGTGCCGCGGGCAGGTCCAGCGGCACCGGGCGCACCCGCGCCGAGGTACTCCCGTCCCAGCGCCGCACGGCCACGGCCGCACGGTCTCCCGACGCCCCGCCCGGGTGCAGCAGCACGCAGGTGGGCGGGGCGTCGCCGGGATCGCGGGCCAGGGCGTGCGCGTACAGGAAGGCCTGGTACTGGTCGGCCGTGGAGATCTTCCGGGTCGCGTAGAGCTTGTACTTGACGTCCACCGGGCGCACGAAGGGGAGCGCGTCCGTGCCGCCCCGGATCAGGACGTCGGGGCGCACCTCGCTGTAGGGGCGGGCGGTCCGCTCGTTCCACAGGACGTGGGTGTGCCGGGACTGGCCCTCGACCGTGAGGCCCGTGCCCGTCGCGGCCTCGGCCAGCAGGCGGGTCGTGAACAGCTCGAACAGCTCGTTCATGTCGATCAGGAAGGCCCGTGCGGCCAGTGGCCCGGCGCCGAAGAGGTCGTCGAGGCCGCCACCGGTCAGCAGCAGCGCCGACCAGAAGTGGGCCGGGCGGTAGTGCTCGTTGTGCCGGTGGTAGCTCAGCCGTGCCAGGTCCGCGCGCACGTCGGCCGGGCGGGTCGGCGCGTACTGCGCGAAGCGGCCCGCCACCCGGCGGGCGCGCGCCCGGACCGTGAGCGACGAGGTGGTGCGGGCCGCGAGATCGGCCGCGGCCGCGCACACCCGGTTGTCCACGATGTCCGTGTCGAAGTCGTCGTAGCGGCAGGCCAGCCGGTCCAACTGACCGTAGTGACGCAACAGCTGACGGTCCGGCAGGAGCCGCCCGCGGACAGCGGGCAGCGGTTCCTCGCGGCGTACGTAGTCACGACGCACCCCGCGCGCGAGCAGTCGCTCGGCGTGCGTGGTGACCATCAGGGCCACCAGGTCCCGCAGCTGCGGCGCCCCGTCGGAGAAGGTGCGCGGCACGGCCAGGGCCTCGGGCGCGGTGCCGACTGCGTGGTGCACCATCCGCAGCACGTCCAGGCCGGCGCCCAGGTACTTGGGCTCGACGCGGATCTCGCAGCCGTCCAGGGACACGACGCCGACGTGCGGCCCCGCGCTCACCTCGATCCGGCCGCCGGTCAGCTCGCGCACCCGCAGGCGGCGCGCGAACCGCTCGTCGGCGACCGCCCGCCGGTCCGCGGCGCTGAGCCGGACCCCGCCGAACTCCCGGCTCTCGTACTCGCGCAGCACAAGCACCCGCACCGGCCTACTCCGCCTGGTCCTTGACCTGGAACTCCTCGTACAGGGCGGCGATCAGCTTCTCGTCCTCGACCTCGCGCAGCGTGTGGTGGTCGCGGTCCACCAGCTCCTCGCCGAGGAACGCCGCGAGCAGCGTGTAGTCGTCGTACGCGTACTCCTGGAGCAGCGGCAGCACCTCGCCCCGTACGATCGCGGAGAGTTCGGCCGCCGAGTCCACCGGGGTGCCGCCCGGCAGGAAATAGGCGTGGCCGATCTGCTTCTCGCGGTCGAGGCGGGTGCGGATGCGTTCGTTGAGGGCGTCCAGCATCTCGGCGAGGTGCAGCCGATCGACGTAACAGCCCTCCAGCGGCGTGGAGTCGGGGAGGAGTTCGAGGAACGCGAAGCGGCGGCGGACGGCGGCGTCGAGCATCCGGATGGAGCGGTCGGCGGTGTTCATCGTGCCGACGAGCCGGACGTTCGGCGGGACGGCGAAGCGCTCGCCGCTCAGCGGCAGGGTGACCGTGCGGCCCCGCTTGTCCCGCTCGATCAGGGTGATCAGCTCGCCCAGGATCTTGGGCAGATCGCCCCGGTTCAGCTCGTCGACGACGATCAGGTACGGGCGCTCCGGGTCCTTGGCCGCGGCCTGGCAGACCCGCTTGAAGACGCCGTCGACCCGGTCGAGCGCGAGTCCGGTGCCTCCGGCGCCGGGTACCGGCCGGAACCCCTCGACGAAGTCCTCGTAGCCGTAACCGGGATGGAAGGTGACCACGGTCAGCAGGCCCGCCTCCACCAGCGCGGAGAGCGCGGCCTCGTAACCGGGGGAGCCGGGCTCGGCGTACGGGTCGAGGCCGGGCAGCGAGCAGACCTCGCCGAGTCCGCGCACCGCGTAGTTCAGCGCCGTGTACGTCTTTCCGGTGCCGGGCGGGCCGAACAGCACGACCTGGCCGCGCCGGTCGAGGCCCTCGGCGATGCGCCGCAGCAGCGGATCCAGCGGCGGGGCGGGGACCTCGTTCGGCTGCGCGGCCGCCTCCGGGGTCTCCGTCCGCCGCAGATCCTTGATCCGCTTCCAGGTGGCGGCGGGCACGTCCTTCACCGTCACCGTGGCCCAGGATCCCTCGGGCTGGGCCAGCCGGCCCGCACAGCTGTCGTCCCACTCCACGGCGACCGTGTGCCGGTGGCCGGTGCGGTCGGGGCGCCAGGTGTAGCCCTCGTCGGTGACCCGGCCGACGGCGAGGACCTGGCTGGCGCCCGTGTTGGCGACGACGAGGTCACCGGCGCGCAGGCTCAGCAGCTTCCAGAGCTCGTTCGCCTTCGCGGTGATCTTCGACTGGAAGTTGTTGTACTCGGCGCCGAACGCCTCACGGAACGCGGCCGTGTACTCGTCCCGGTCGGCGAACTCACGCAGATCACCGATCTCGTCCCAGCCCACCGCGATGTACCCGCCCGCGCGGCACTGCTCCCACACCTCGCCGTCCCGGCCC is a genomic window containing:
- a CDS encoding gamma-aminobutyraldehyde dehydrogenase, whose protein sequence is MHNPTSANPLSATSVTASVQERFADGANHIAGRLTKGTSGRTHAVVDPATGAEVYTYELAGTDDVDAAVAAARAAFPGWSGLTPGERSDAMHRFAAVLDEWAEEFARFESLQCGKPIKLSREFDVPGTVDNTAFFAGAARHLQGQSAGEYSGDHTSYVRREPIGVVGSIAPWNYPLQMAAWKVLPAIAAGNTIVLKPAELTPFTSLLFAEAAVAAGLPEGVVNVVTGAGRDAGEHLVGHPDVAMTSFTGSTGVGKRVAEIATATVKRLHLELGGKAPFLVFDDADLDAAVHGAVAGALINTGQDCTAATRAYVQRPLYDAFVEKTAALMETVRLGDPFAEDTDLGPLISHVHRDRVAGFVDRARAYARVVTGGEAPDHPGAYYKPTLIADAPQDSEIVQSEIFGPVLVVLPFDSDDEGIALANDTPYGLAASAWSTNVFRANRATREIKAGCVWVNDHIPILSEMPHGGYKASGFGKDMSAYSFEEYTQVKHVMFDNTAVVRKDWHRTVFGDR
- a CDS encoding spermidine/putrescine ABC transporter substrate-binding protein — protein: MEQYEPDRPSPALLAAMRRSFHNGRASATLSRRSLLRASAGGAFAVGGLGALSACGIPAASKSSGGVSSEDHSAKEKTVNFSNWTEYIDLSKDKKHHPSLDAFARRTGIKVKYTEDINDNVEFFGKIKPQLAAGQDTGRDIIVLTDWLAARLIRYGWVQKLDAANLPHAFTNLAGQFRDPDWDPGRAYSYPWQGIATVIAYNVKATGGKEITSVSQLLDDPKLKGKVGLLSEMRDTLGMTLLDMGKDPRDFRTDDFDAAIARVQKAVDNKQVRRFTGNDYIADLNQGDLAACLAWAGDVVQLQADNPDVRFAIPDAGYITSTDNMLIPNKARHKTNAEKLMDYFYEPAVGAELANAINYVTPLESTVVKAELAKLDKDAASDPLIVPDKAMSAKAHGFRSLSAKEETSYEQKFAQLTGG
- a CDS encoding ABC transporter ATP-binding protein produces the protein MTTHPQSDHGGDVRLTGISKTYDNGFTAVRPLDLTVPQGSFFALLGASGCGKTTTLRMIAGLEEPTTGTVMLGDQDVTGLPPYKRPVNTVFQSYALFPHLDIYENVAFGLRRRGIKSVQKQVDDMLDLVQLGEHKRKKPHQLSGGQQQRVAVARALINHPKVLLLDEPLGALDLKLRRQMQLELKRIQTEVGITFIHVTHDQEEAMTMADTVAVMNQGRVEQLGAPTDLYENPGSTFVANFLGTSNFIEAEIAGRAGDDLTLRAGDGKLVLPGARCSTASTATGDKVLLGVRPEKISLTHADDASQIPDGRNRITGRIADSSFIGVSTQYVVDSPLCDAFEVYAQNIERDARLVPGAEVVLHWNPAHTFGLDAAQDAEAGVEKVSEDAAA
- a CDS encoding ABC transporter permease is translated as MSTTLTEAPGTPSEAPAPRKPKRRGRLVPYWLLLPGMLWLIVFFALPMIYQASTSVQQGSLEDGYTVTWHFATYWDALSEYWPQFLRSVLYAGLATILCLLLGYPLAYLIAFRAGRWRNVIMVLVIAPFFTSFLIRTLAWKTILADNGVVVSTLNSLHLLDVTTWLGMTDGDRVLATPLAVVCGLTYNFLPFMVLPLYTSLERIDGRLHEAAGDLYASPITTFRKVTFPLSMPGVVSGTLLTFIPATGDYVNADLLGSTDTRMVGNVIQTQFLRILDYPTAAALSFILMAAILFMVTFYIRRSGTEDLV
- a CDS encoding ABC transporter permease, producing the protein MPFVRWIRRNLVVLAGLLTLAYLLLPNVVVTVFSFNKPKGRFNYEWQEFSVDAWKNPCGVADMCGSLSLSLQIAFWATLGATALGTMIAFALVRYRFRARGAVNSLIFLPMAMPEVVMAASLLTLFLNMGAQLGFWTILIAHIMFCLSFVVTAVKARVMSMDPRLEQAAQDLYAGPVQTFLRVTLPIAAPGIAAGALLAFALSFDDFIITNFNAGSTVTFPMFVWGSAQRGTPVQINVIGTAMFLVAVLCVLAGMMVGRRKNKSS
- a CDS encoding FAD-binding oxidoreductase codes for the protein MAAGAMNRWTQSLADAKPVAYWLDDPGRPEARPALTGDEHCDLLVVGGGYSGLWTALLAKERDPGRDVVLVEGREIGWAASGRNGGFCAASLTHGTANGLTRWPKEIKKLEELGAANLDAIEAAVARYSIDCDFERTGELDVATQPHQVTELREYYEELAEAGLTDGLELLDAEQTREQVNSPTFQGALFDRAGVAMLHPAKLAWGLKQACLDLGVRVYENTPATQLASNGTGVAVRTPYGRVFARRAALGTNVFPSLVKRVRSYTVPVYDYALMTEPLTETQLAEIGWKNRQGLGDSANQFHYFRLSADNRILWGGYDAIYPYGGRVRAEYDHRPETYAKLAGHFFTCFPQLEGLRFTHAWGGAIDTCSRFSAFFGTAHAGKVAYAAGYTGLGVGATRFGADVMLDLLSGERTERTELEMVRSKPLPFPPEPFAYTGIALTKWSLARADDNGGRRNLWLKTMDAVGLGFDS
- a CDS encoding glycoside hydrolase family 18 protein: MARTGPPRRFLTAVTAAALAAAGLTALTAPAHAADTELARNGGFESGLDGWTCSAGTGKTVSSPTHSGTSALQGTPTAGDNAQCTQTVTVKPGSTYALSGYVRGSYVYLGATGTGTTDVSTWTQSAADWQKLTTTFTTGPSTTKVTLFTHGWYGTPAYTADDISLIGPGGAAPVVPAAPTGVTTSSVTATSLALSWPAVSGATSYAVYVNGTKSRTVNGTSTTLTGLTPATAYSLQVSALNDAGESSKSTAVTATTAQGSGNPGGGSGSLPAHALVGYLHASFANGSGYTRMADVPDSWDVIDLAFGEPTSVTSGDIRFNRCPVTECPNVESDADFKAAIKAKQAAGKKVLISIGGQNGQVQLTTTAARDTFVSSVSKIIDTYGLDGLDIDFEGHSLSLNTGDTDFKNPTTPVIVNLISALKTLKAKYGDKFVLTMAPETFFVQNGYQFYGSGKWGGQDPRCGAYLPVIYAMRDDLTLLHVQDYNSGPIMGLDNQYHSMGGADFHIAMTDMLLTGFPVAGDANNVFPPLRPDQVAIGMPASTNAGNGYVAPAETNKALDCLTKKTNCGSYTTHGTWPALRGLMTWSVNWDRFNNWEFQKNFDAYFGG